ATGTGCACGATTTATTTTTCAGTGCAAATTTCTTTACGCTCGTCCAAGAGGTCCGAGACGACCCAATTTTCATTTTgggacaaccaaaatcagctttgtgTACAGTAGATGACTAGTTGTTTAATACttaattcagattgcattgtaactaaatatcccgaataggtaaaatgataaattggtaccCCTCCATCATTTGCAGGCGTGTGATTAAtctggaggggggaggggatggggatggggagggtTTACTTGCTCAATCTAGCCATCTCTAAAATTCAGTGTACACATTGTTCATCCTTTCtcattttgttacatttattCGGACAACCAAAAAGTAAAACTTGCTGTTTCTTGCTGTTGATTTTTCacttgaatttaaaaaaaaaaattattgtccAATTGTGCTTGATTAGGTGCTagttattattaaatattactcCCTGACATATTCTACCAGGGATCTTGGGAGGTCGTTTTGGCAAGGAATGGGGTCATTCAAATTATTTTCACTGCTGCATTTTCTACAAGATCTTCTGTTGAAACAGTTCTACAGCTGTGTTTACAGTGTGTAGTAATGAACTGTCTTTTGGTTTGGATCATGAGGTCAGCAGTAACAGTGCATCAGGAATAAAATGTCTCCGATGGTCAGTTTTTTGGGCGGGGATAGCAAAGTCAAAAGATTATGCAATTTGCCAAGCTTGTGTTCATAGAACTTAGATTTTGTACAAAGAACCATaacattttcagtattttatattaGTAAACCAAAGCATCATAAAGCTCAAAACTGgtaaactgctacacaaaatatgaatacaaaatTATTCCTCTCGAGTGAACAGTGTGGCTTTAGTGTGTGGATTTGAAGTCATATCTGACCGGAATGGGATTGCATTGATTTATGTATAtgacttttcttttttcattttcatctctCGTTATGTGTTTTCAAACACAACGTTATGTTTTCCATCCTCTATTTTTCTGACGCGAAATGGCCTCTGTAATATGTTTGTGTCTTTAAGAGCACTTAGTAATCATAAATTTCATCCTTAAAATCCGTTCTCGTTTGTAGGATATGAACTGTCACCTAAGGCTGCGGCAAACTTCACAAGAAAGAACCTTGCCGACTTCCTGAGAAGCAGAGTAAGTTTTGGTATATTCCTCAAATAAATTACCCATTTGCTTGAACATTTGTAATGTGTAGTCATCGACTACCCTACCAAACAGCtcatgagaaatattttaagatgAGAAGAAGACATTTGTTATCATGATCTTCCCAATGAGGTATTCATGCTTTGATCATGTCAGTCAATTACAAAAGAGAatattctctctctctatgtatcatgtatgtatgtattagcTCTTCTCCTAAGTTTTATTAGTTCTTCTAGTATACGTACAGTATTAGTTCTTCATTGTAGAGGTCAAATGTGCCAATTTGAAAACATATCAATTTGTTACCatgtaatatttcttgttttggtGGTCATGCAGGATTTACATCCTCTAGCGATCTAAGGCACTGTATTCTTGTCTATCTCCATCCCCCCTTCTCGAACCCAATGGGGCAAGCACGACCCAAAAATGAGAACTAAGTATGGCTTACTTGCCTGGAAAGATTCTTTGATTCCCCAGGTACTTTCACTGATCTGCAAATAGGATAACCCAATAAGGTTAGTAATATTAGTCAGACCTCTCGACTAACTTTGTTGTATCTGTTTTCTCTCGTCACATGGTGGAAGACAAAATTGCTCGCCTATCATTTTTGGGAAAAATTGCCTAGATTTACATACGTTGAATCTCTCagcaaaaaaacagaaatgaatcaaaatttagaaattgttatctttagagACTCCTTTTGGACTACTTTGCTCACAAGATAATTGTGCTAGCAGACATCAATGTCATGTCTCTGACTTTTCACTCTCAGACCCCGTACATGGTCAACATGTTACTGGCCGGCCACGATGACCAGGACGGACCCTCGCTCTTCTATATGGATTACCTCGCATCTCTGCAGCAAGTCCCGTACGCGGCCCATGGATACGGGTCTTTCTTCACCATGAGCGTGATTGACAGGTTATACAAGCCAGGTGAGTTGTAACAGTATATTATAATCGGATGGCGGCTGACTTGAATCTGAAAAGATAATTCTACAACCGTGACAACTGTGACTGATACTTTTCAAAGTCGTCTCTGCAAAGTGCGACCATCGAAACATTGCCACAAAACTTGTCGAGGCTGTACGCTCAGAGAAGAATGTTGCATAATTTTGATTGGAAGTCCGAGCAGTTTCTTACTCTTTGTGACCAAATTTTGTGCTGTGTAAAAAGAGAGACACGTTTTTCAGATCTTAACGTACAGGTGGCAACATGGTTTTACATGGTTTTACACGGTTTTATGTGGATTTTCGATAGAGTGTCTATCCCCAGGGCATACTATCAAGAACATAAATTATGGTTCTTTCCTGAGTGGATGCTCTAGGCAAAAACAACGCAAGAGAGGGgggaagaaggaaaaaaagagagagagagagggtggaaggagggaggggatgAGGAGGCTCCTTGAATGGTCTGAGGCCAGGCACACCCGTCTAAACGTTATCATTTTGGGACTGGACAGGGTTTCACTAGTTAAGTAAGTCAGGGATCAGGAACCCTCTGCAGTCAGGGTCTAGGCCCTCAAATTAAGTAGTTTGTTACAGTCAAGTTTCTTGTAGTATTCCAAGTGCAAGGGTCTCAGTCAAAGAGGTGATTTACACCCACGACCCACCAGTCGCAGCAAGTTTGCTTCTAAGAGACTATACAGTAGCATTGGTTTTGAAGATTTTTATAACTATCTGATGTCTATGCATTTCAAATGTCATTGTCTCTATTAATGTGCTTTTCTATATTTCTGTTGCTTCAGGACTTTCAAAAGATGAGGCTCAGAGTATTTTACAGAAATGTTTGGATGAggtaagttgttttattttttgttttatgttgtatatttttttcatttctatgAAAGTGCCATGATGGTGTGAATGATTAATGATCAGGGAATCAAAAAATTGCTACTGGTATCACTCATCAGACAgaaatataattattttcaGCATATATGATAAACAAATGTAATGAATCTGAAACTGGCCCAGTGATGCCTCTTCTGAACTGAAAAATTTTGGAACCGAAAATTTGGAACCGAAATTTTTGAACCAAAAATTTGCTGccataaaaaattaataattttgcTCAAAATGAGTTGCTTCATGCAAAGCTGTGCATTTCTTACTCTTTCAGCTGATGTTTTCTTAGGCACTGCTCTTTGGGTAGTAATTTCTGTATCTGTTGACACTTGTATCTTGGCAAATGCTGGATCCACTACTGTAGTTCTTGATATTGGAACAGTCCTTTAACCTTTGAATAGAACTTCTCCTACGTTTGTTTTCTCTTGTAAATGAAAAACGTAACAAGTTCTTGCGCTACAAGCTAACTTTCCTCTAGTGTCATTTTCATCTCCCTCTATCCTTGAATTACATTTTTACAAAGACATCTTCTCTCATTCCTCGTGTCAGGTTCAAAGAAGGTTCATCATTAATCTTCCAATGTTTCAAGTTCGGATAATCGACAAAGACGGAGTCCATCAGCTACCGAATCTGCGACCTAAGCCAGCAGTGTAACACCACAGGGAGGGCAGCGTTTATCGTTTTGTACGTTTATTGTCGCGGGGAACGCATCGCTCTGATACGACCATCGACATTCATCGACCATTTCTTTGATGTGAGAGATCCCGACTGGTATGGGGATGCATTCACTGTGTTACCTACCTGGCATATTGTTAAATCTTAGTAATGGTTACAACAGTTTACTGCACCGACTCTAAAACAAGCAGTGAAGTTTCGCCATGGAAGGGTTTATAGAAGTATCCGCAAAAACAGCTGTTGTTGGCGACAAAATCACATAGTTGtttataggggggggggagggggggtggtggtcATTCAATGAACAATTCCATGCAGATACTCCCAACTGTTTATTCATTGTGAAATTTCTTTTGTAAAAAACTAGCTACTTGTAAGTAAGACTTATCTGATAGTTCGATTAAGACTGGTATTATATCGTATTTAATAGTGAGTTAAGCTTTCTCTGCTAGGAAGGAATTCCAAGCAAATCCTTTCAAAACTGTAGTCACAAGTGGATCACAAGTGGGAGAAAGAGAAGGAGTGAAAATGTCTGCACTTGATAATGACCCCAGCTTTATGGTAATGAAGTTTTTCTCTGAGGTgagggggggttgagggggaaTAAAGTTTGCCAGTCACCACTGATATGTGACTGGAAGTCTTATCCTAAAATGTGCATaatccttccctccctcctctcATAAAAACCTAACCAATTTTTGGCCAACTGACTATTCAAGTAATGCTCACTGGTTAAAGCTTATAAGTAATCGGCCCCCAAAGTTTAGCATGCCAAAAAAGTTGCTAGAAATTTCCTGGAGGATTGATCCGACCCTCAAAGATCATTCACACAAATCGACTATGATTAAAGTAGATGACGAAATGTCTCAGTGTAGATAACTGCTTTCACTGTGGCAGCCAGATGCTTGATGAAAGTTGAGCTTTGGTGACCAGTATCtgacttcctagcatatttaGTGGcattactgatgacctttaagaaAAGTAAGGAAACTTAAAAACTTCAGTCGAATTTACAAGTGTGAAGACATTTTATGCTGGAGATTTTTCAGTTAGGTGCCAAGGATTCTTCTCTTGTACATGGGTTTTGCTACATCGTCATGTCATACCAACCTAGAAATATATTCACCTTTAGTAAATTGCCAGCATTGCACTTTCAGCTGACCATCAAGTATCGTCATAATAGGTTTGTGACTGCAGTAAGTGATAGAAATTGTCGGATGAAAATTAtccgaaagaaaaaaatctgattttcCTTATGATTTCTAGTCGAAGCAGGGTTGGTATGATCTTAACTGGTGGCAAATTCTCGCCAAAATTAAATGAATTCTGACTTTGTTCATCTTGACCACTAGTAAGagatgtaaaatatatcatattggTCTGAGTATTTTGTAGTacttttatgtttcttttttttttgagtgtCCCTGGTGTAGCTATATCAAATTGTCAAGTTCAAATTCCTTGTTGTAGGATATTTGCACCATACTGACAAGACATCTTAGTTTAAATTTAATGATCTTGTCCGATGATTTAAGGAAGACCAAATCATTTACAGAAATACTACTATACCagaacttacattttgatcttCTTGTGGTATTCCTCAAGAATAATGGTTCACACTGGTTTACACCAAGTACATTGACACAGTGCATGAAAACACAGACTTTCTTTGACACAGCACTTGAGAAGGGGGTAGAATATTGATTTTACTGCCATCTCACTGAGCAGGTAGCAATTTATGTCCCCaattttagctcataccagcatgctggtgtgagctattgttacagtgcggcgtctatcactctatcattctatcactctatccgtcaacaattggtaaaaccgctcccactcgcacagtgtttgatggaatttcatgaaacttggacacaaggaccattaggTATAGGCCCATCAGAGAtgatccaaaatttggggtcaaaggtcacctgtgggccgtaatgggccattttgtggaaatacgcaaaatgcttcttctacagattccatggtacaatgttgagggtttgtcacgatagtactatggtagttttaccttcagggtgttcatgaatttgagatcaaagatcaactaggggtcttttgtggcccgggccgcggccctatattttcaaattgctcctgttcgtacagtgtatggccaattataatgaaacttggtcacaatgttccttgggatgagagttacgaggggtgttcggaaaattgaggtcaaaggtcatttagggggtcattctttgtaatattttcaaatatctcaatctcctcaagattttgatggatcatattcaaagttgaactgatgattgttggattgtgtatgaatacggtgatgcctaaaaatttttggtcaaaagttaattaattgcaattaatccccattgtttaaaaaaatctgagccttcactttttgccaaagctcctttaatttgtctcccagtgtctgcagtgtttgtttacatttgtggttaagctctgcagaggctgttagtggaattaaagcaggactgggagttgttattaactgttgaactgtaagcatgagagccctatagccagtcagcacttgccgattcttagaagtctttgagcctgaggtatgtaggcagcttgtgaagttatgccttgtagggagtgcttgttatgtctgctaaggtagaggggagaaagtttaatagggtaggtcagtggtattgtttgagagagtgggtaaaataggatttaaaggggaaaataggaattatagccagtggtgtggccaggattctgctaatggagggggggggggtatccctcacaggcccaaaattggttttgtgggccctacatttttaagctcgaaaaggtatgagcttctgcaccattggtgctctagttttttGTAATCTCTTTACTAGCACTGATCATGTTCTCAGATTATTAAATAAATCACTTGGTCACTGATCTCTGTAATCACTGGTTTAGGCCTGCTTGATTCACGCATGGATTATTACGACCTGCAACCAGTGTGCCTGGAGCCTACCTACATACATGAGGCAATATGAGAGGCTGTGTTCCACAACGTGAATGGTCACAAGGAAGGAATGGGGGACATGAATCTTTATTTCTATATTCTACTTTCACAACACATTATAGTTTTACCCATGTTCATTTGCTGTCGGTAACGTTTCATCTCTAGCAACCACTCCTCCCTCATCAAAGTTATTTAGGAAATATTTTCACAGGAGAGGTGTaatcttcccctccccccccccacactgaAATGGAGAGGCAAGTGGGGCTCTGGGAGAATTGTGTCACCTTTTTTGCAGTCTTCATTTTTCCTTAAGTGAGTAAACATTACTCTCGATCCCAATTTCCTTGAGCCTCAACTGAAACAGGAGCTATAGCTCCCTGATCCCTTTCTTATCAGGCCTGTCTCCCCATAAAACAACGGACAAATCATATATTTTTGGATTTGAAACGTTTCTGGAGATACCGATGCAATCAACTACAGCAAACTTAAAATTTTTAATTAAACAGAATGGAGATTGAAAATCCTACTAACTgcttaaaagagaaaaaacatgGAAAGTCATTCCTTTTGCTCAAGATATGTAATGCATAATCTTCCTTTGAAAACAATCTACTCCAATacattctctctttttttgtacGTTTTCTCATGTTACATTTAAATAAGAAAGCTTAATAAGTATATACAGTTATAACCACAAACATGATTATTTTGAAACCAAATCATAAGAGGTAGCAGTAATGCAAATTATAGTCCAGTATTGGTCTAAACATCTCATTTGATATCAATGTCCACATACTACAGATATGATGTGCTCAGCTGTAGCTAATATATCCAACATCATCATCGAGCCACCACAAGTAATAGAGACTAGTCCAGTTCCTGATAAGTCTGGGGTCTTGAGAAGTTAGGAGTATTTTCATGTAGATCTGAGTCGAATCCCCGACTACAGCATGGACAATACAGAATATAACCATGAAGTTCTGCACATTTTTAGGCCTATGACAAGGAGCTTCAATGAGGGCTGAGCCATAACCCACCAGACCCCACTTGTATTACATATTTGAGACTTTTGGAAGTATGATGAACTGGCTGGTTGGTACTGAGACCATTTTTGAGAAAAGTACTCCAAGATACAGAATGGCTGTTGATCCTATGTCAACCGGTGACACCCAGTCCCCCCTCACATTGAGACTGCAACCATGTGGTCATGGTTACGTTATGTCAAGTGAGGTATCACAAGTCCCTTGGAAGTGGAATAGTTACATCGTATGATCAGGTTAAAGGTTGCCGAGCAATTGACTGGCAGATACGTAGTGACATGTTGTCGGCCATCTTAACCACTGACATGTGACCTCTATTAGCTGATCTCTTATAAGGGTACACCCAGCTGTAATATTACAGATATGATTATTTCTAAAACCAATTCATTAGAGGAAGTATTTATTATCAGTATTCAGATTTAGGTAATCTACGCAAAACTTGTGGTAAGGATAATGTATCCATTTGTTGTGCAACCCAGAGTCGTAACGAGTTAATTCATTTTAAGGTAAAGTCGAGTCACTGTCAGTGAGTTCTCTCACTCCAGTCACTCGTATTATCTCTGTGGTGAAAAAGATTGACAAACTTGTTTGATTTGCattacttttgaaattttgtgacTTGGCGTCGTTACAACACCGGTGCAACCTCTGGGCATATAAACCTCCAATAACTCTATCTTGCAAGTTTAGCACCATGCGTTACAGCTTTCAAATGAGCTACACTTTCTGCACAGGAATGGTTTCATGGAATGATCATATCAACGACTCAAAGATGTATCTTGGTTCACTTAATGATGGTGAGTCTGTGCAAGAGAAGACCCCCTTTATCTTTAAAGAGATAGTTTGCTTCTGTAAGAACCTTGCAATAACCAGTACATGGTAAGCAGTGTactttttcattgtttgctcAACTTGTTGAGTTAGTTGTGACAGGAAGAATATCATGTGCTTTGCAGGTTTACAGATAAAAACCTTGAATGTCCATTAATAAATTATTTGGCAGTACCAAATCTCATGTATGGTTTGACCCAAACTATACAGGCATACTCTTATATGCCAACATCTTAATTCATACAACACACCTGTCCATTAGTCGAACAAATTGTGGGCAATATTCAAACGTCTTCCTCACTGTATATCAGTAATACACCTTGTTCCATCTTCACAGCCAAAGAGCTCTCTGTATTGCTTCAGCaaccaacacccccccccccccaaataaaaccCTTTCTATTGACCTATCGGGCCATAGATGAAATCTATTGCTAACTCAGAAGATCCCTCTCACACTACTGTAACGATTCCCTGCAAGTTTTTATTTACATCCGGGCTACTGCTGCAGTCTTAGATCTGTAAACTAGGACGGAACTCTCCTGGTGATCGTCGACACCCGTTTATCTTCGATGGTGCTCTACTGCCTTCCGCTAGTCGACTGTTGCATCATCGTCTTCTCTTACTGGTCGGAGCTTCGCTGGGAGTGCCAGCCGACTGCCTCGTTCTCTTCCTCTTTGCTCCATCTTTGTCTGAAGAGGTGACTCCTGATGGCGTAGCTTTTCCCTTGACTTCTTTCTTATCTGTTTttcaaatggtaaaaaaaaaaattcttgagaGGGTGTAGATAACTTCAGAACTTTCTTGAGAGGGTGTAGATAACTTCAGAACTTTCTTGAGAGGGTGTAGATAACTTCAGAACTTTCTTGAGAGGGTGTAGATGGCTTCAGGTAGAAATGAGACCACTGAAGGAGCTTATAGAATTCTTTTCTTAGAAAATTTTGATATTCACTTGTGTCATAATCATCATCCCATAAATTCAAAGGTTTGTAGTGACATATAAATGTAATATGAAATTATTgctgacaaaaaacaaaacaaaactaaagaGTGAAAAGCAGAGATTGTAGTTGATGTGTCATAAAAGAATACCCTTACCATCCTCTTGCACGTTAGTTTTCTCTGAAGACTTTGTCTTTTTGAGGTCGCCAAATTCATTTTCTGGAAGGTCAAAGTTCTGTTGTACGTTGGGGAATGGTATGACTTCAGATTCATGCTGTAAGAGGATTGAGAgaaattacaaaattacaacAATTTAAACTTATTTAATTACAAGTTATATTAACTAAACACAATATAAATGATAGGTGACCAGATTAAAGGTCACCAGCATTGCCTAAATTCTATGCATGCTAAAAATTTGCTAGACCAGTCCCACACCATTTTTGTGGAGTCGTGTCTATGCAGTAAAACTACAATATGCTGAGGGCAGTCAACTTAAAGCTAATCactatatcaaatttatttgtcatatgtttgtacaaaatatatacaaaataacattACAGTATAAGTTTAACATAtgaaggacactagaaaaacaacaAGGCTGTTATTTCAGCTAGTGACCAAGCAGaaacataaaacaatgaaacacttAAATTTAAAGTTCAGAGGGAAAAAGCTGGACATAGAGAAAACCAAAGaagagaagaataaaaaatattgcccctataatatgctagaaaagcAGGTACAGTAATTGTCATGGATGTTTAAATTTCTACCAGCCATTTATTGCTTCTCTTAAAGTGGTCACCCCACACTGAGACATTGATTGTCTATATTCTGACAATCCTCAATATATGTGAACATTTTATACGTCCAGCTTCACCAGAAAagtgttttttaaatattctagcAGATTTTTAGCATGGACATTTTTTGGGGGACAAAGACCCTTACAGATGATGGTCTCAATGAGGCAACAGGTTCTGTAGGGAGTCAGTAAATCTAAACCGAAAATGGAAGTTTCAAATACTGCTAACccatttctctttttttgcaATCTTATTTGTATCAATTGATAACTAATTATTTATCTATTTCTGTAGATCCTTTACATTCAAAAAATGCTAGAAAAAGTGGTCTATTTGAAAATTAACTAATTACACTCATAATTTACCATAACAATATTTAACTTGATCTTAATCTGAATATGATCTGTGTACTTACCAAAGCAGCCATATCATACATGGTTTCTAGATGATCCCAAATCTGCTTGGAGGAAATTTTAACCGTGGCTGATGTCACCAACTTCTCATAGATGCACATCATATGAAAGTGTTTGTTGATCCCTGAAGGAAAGTAGGAAATGACAAAAGTAGATTGTTAAAAACACTACAAATAGTTTGTGAAAAACATCAACCACATATTTCAATGATCACAGGggaaatttcaatttctttttttcaatttcatgaTGGATCTGGCACAAACCTAATGACAGATTTATTGCATACTAAGGTCTGCCTTGAAATGAGGTAGGTCCTAGGTACTTTGGAGATTGCGATGGTGACTGGGTGCacaatgtttgaaattgtgatGGTATATGGTAGATGCTTGCATATTCTTCatagaaatttaaaaagaactAGGCCTCACTACTACCCTACATGTATTCTTCAAATTAGTACAGCAATACATGACTCAATTGATATGTATAAGCTGCAGCAATGGAAAATCATAAAACTTCACAAATTCCTAAGCTAGGCTACTTCCTTTGATACAGATAGTAGcctagtcagtattgcgaagtttggaacactaagaagttcggacacccctaagaaatacacaatttaaacatgataacctACAGCTagagccaatttcacgaaaaactacgaagctacagttattttctctccaaaatgacccgtgtgcaagcaagtacttacatatttgccaataaaaggaagttatagttttggggtg
This window of the Apostichopus japonicus isolate 1M-3 chromosome 9, ASM3797524v1, whole genome shotgun sequence genome carries:
- the LOC139973499 gene encoding proteasome subunit beta type-2-like — protein: MEFLIGIQGEDFVLVASDMTAARSVFLLKHDQDKMFELSSKLLMLCVGEAGDTVQFAEYIQKNMQLYKIRNGYELSPKAAANFTRKNLADFLRSRTPYMVNMLLAGHDDQDGPSLFYMDYLASLQQVPYAAHGYGSFFTMSVIDRLYKPGLSKDEAQSILQKCLDEVQRRFIINLPMFQVRIIDKDGVHQLPNLRPKPAV
- the LOC139973500 gene encoding MRG/MORF4L-binding protein-like — its product is MAVVSSDDQLVQWGPEMEVMLFYAMRKHKPVGINKHFHMMCIYEKLVTSATVKISSKQIWDHLETMYDMAALHESEVIPFPNVQQNFDLPENEFGDLKKTKSSEKTNVQEDDKKEVKGKATPSGVTSSDKDGAKRKRTRQSAGTPSEAPTSKRRR